A genomic region of Pyrus communis chromosome 14, drPyrComm1.1, whole genome shotgun sequence contains the following coding sequences:
- the LOC137715722 gene encoding uncharacterized protein C24B11.05-like, protein MENQVQYHQYECLLFDLDDTLYPLSSGISVQITTNIKEYMIQKLGMDESEVPELCISLYKDYGTTMAGLKAKGYNFDYDDFHSFVHGRLPYELLHPDPVLRGLLLSLPVRKVIFTNSDKAHAATVLKRLGIEDCFESVICFETLNPTNCADDSVGAGVAEHIEQPNTGAVIPKTPVVSKPFEQAYEEAFKIANIDPQRTLFFDDSIRNLQTAKQCGLHTVLVGTSHRTKGVDHALESIHNMKEALPELWETSTGESENVRNSREIAIEQLVEA, encoded by the exons ATGGAAAATCAGGTTCAGTATCACCAATATGAGTGCCTTCTGTTTG ATCTAGATGACACCCTTTACCCTCTGAGTTCTGGAATTTCAGTGCAAATCACTACGAATATTAAAG AATATATGATTCAAAAGCTTGGCATGGACGAAAGTGAAGTTCCGGAATTGTGTATTTCTTTGTACAAGGATTATGGAACAACAATGGCTGGTCTTAAG GCGAAGGGCTATAACTTCGACTATGATGACTTTCATAG TTTTGTTCATGGGAGGTTGCCATATGAATTGCTTCATCCTGATCCTGTTCTGAGGGGTCTTTTACTTAGTCTGCCTGTCCGGAAAGTC ATTTTCACGAATTCGGATAAGGCACATGCGGCTACTGTGCTCAAAAGGCTTGGAATTGAGGACTGCTTTGAGTCGGTTATATGCTTTGAGACACTGAATCCCACCAACTGTGCTGATGATTCTGTGGGTGCAGGTGTAGCTGAACACATTGAACAACCAAATACTGGTGCGGTAATTCCAAAGACCCCAGTTGTCTCCAAACCATTTGAACAGGCATATGAAGAAGCTTTTAAGATAGCAAACATCGACCCTCAAAGAACG TTATTCTTCGACGATAGCATTCGGAATTTACAAACTGCAAAGCAGTGTGGCCTTCACACAGTATTG GTTGGTACCTCTCACCGAACTAAAGGCGTGGACCATGCACTTGAGAGCATCCATAATATGAAGGAAGCACTGCCAGAACTCTGGGAAACCAGCACCGGGGAGTCTGAAAATGTCCGGAATTCACGAGAGATTGCAATTGAGCAACTGGTAGAAGCTTAG
- the LOC137715309 gene encoding uncharacterized protein C24B11.05-like: MEFQNQYQKADQMKYECLLFDVDDTLYPLSSGLSDQCTKNIEEFMVQKLGIEEKRVAELNQVLYKNYGTSIAGLKAIGYNFDNEDYHSFVHGRLPYENLRPDPVLRALLLSLPYRKLIFSNADNVHVAKTLSKLGLDDCFEGVISFETLNPSKDDEGCSTSVFYRSCLFDAGISELPATSIVCKPFANAYEQAFKNANINPQRTIFFDDSLRNIQTGKNMGLHTVLVGNSNRTKGVDYAIESIHNIREALPELWEIDNKNTDTARTLSGELAMEKSVTARA, encoded by the exons ATGGAATTCCAAAACCAATATCAGAAGGCTGATCAGATGAAATATGAGTGCCTTCTCTTTG ACGTTGATGATACCCTTTATCCCTTGAGTTCTGGATTGTCTGATCAATGCACCAAGAATATTGAAG AATTCATGGTTCAAAAATTAGGCATCGAGGAAAAAAGAGTCGCTGAGTTGAATCAAGTACTGTACAAGAATTATGGAACATCAATAGCTGGTCTCAAGGCCATTGGTTATAATTTTGATAACGAGGACTATCATAG TTTTGTTCATGGAAGATTGCCCTATGAGAATCTAAGACCTGACCCTGTCCTAAGGGCTCTATTGCTGAGCCTGCCATATAGGAAACTT ATTTTCTCTAATGCGGATAACGTCCACGTGGCAAAAACCCTAAGCAAGCTTGGATTAGATGACTGCTTTGAAGGAGTTATTAGCTTTGAGACTCTGAATCCCAGTAAAGATGATGAAGGATGCAGCACAAGTGTTTTTTATCGTTCTTGTTTATTTGATGCTGGAATATCAGAGCTTCCGGCGACTTCAATTGTTTGCAAACCATTTGCAAATGCATATGAACAAGCCTTTAAAAACGCCAACATTAACCCTCAAAGAACT ATATTCTTTGATGATAGCCTAAGGAACATACAAACTGGAAAGAACATGGGTCTCCATACTGTATTG gtGGGCAACTCCAACAGAACAAAGGGTGTGGATTATGCAATAGAGAGCATCCACAATATCAGAGAAGCACTTCCAGAACTTTGGGAAATCGACAATAAAAATACAGACACGGCTAGAACTTTGTCAGGGGAGCTGGCAATGGAGAAATCAGTGACTGCCAGGGCTTAG
- the LOC137714976 gene encoding ATP-dependent zinc metalloprotease FTSH 10, mitochondrial-like, giving the protein MIFSRIGRSVSRSSRARNLLHGSGRSAGLIGNGGISGVPRFGSYLGLVDGELGFLRSYFAASIAAHKACVSDFSGILANPKLSRHFSSETPKKKNYENFYPKEKKEIPKGDEQKSESKDESKTDDQGSFQETFLRQFQNLITPLLVIGLFLSSFSFGSPDQQQISFQEFKNKLLEPGLVDHIVVSNKSVAKVYVRSSPRGQTSEEVVQGPGTPARANGGQYKYYFNIGSVESFEEKLEDAQEALGIDSHDFVPVTYVSEMVWYQELMRFAPTLLLLGSLLFMGRRMQGGLGIGGSGGRSGRGIFNIGKAQVTKVDKNTKNKIYFKDVAGCDEAKQEIMEFVHFLKNPKKYEDLGAKIPKGALLVGPPGTGKTLLAKATAGESGVPFLSMAGSDFMEMFVGVGPSRVRNLFQEARQCAPSIIFIDEIDAIGRARGRGGLSGSNDERESTLNQLLVEMDGFGTTAGVVVLAGTNRPDILDKALLRPGRFDRQISIDKPDIKGRDQIFQIYLKKIKLDHEPSYYSQRLAALTPGFAGADIANVCNEGALIAARNESALVTMQHFEAAIDRIIGGLEKKNRVISKLERRTVAYHEAGHAVTGWFLEHAEPLLKVTIVPRGTAALGFAQYVPNENLLMTKEQLFDMTCMTLGGRAAEQVMLGKISTGAQNDLEKVTKMTYAQVAVYGFSDKVGLLSFPQREDSFEMSKPYSSKTGALIDGEVREWVGKAYARTVELVEEHKEQIAQIAELLLEKEVLHQDDLLKVLGERPYKPAEATNYDRFKDGFEEKNDEKTVETPLVGSEDDGSSPLEPQVLPT; this is encoded by the exons ATGATTTTTTCTCGGATTGGTCGCTCCGTTTCTCGATCTTCTCGCGCCAGG AATTTGTTGCATGGAAGTGGGCGATCGGCGGGTCTGATTGGGAATGGAGGCATTTCTGGAGTTCCGCGTTTTGGTTCGTATCTGGGTCTGGTCGAtggggaattagggtttttgaggTCGTATTTTGCTGCGTCAATAGCGGCCCACAAGGCCTGCGTTTCGGATTTCAGTGGCATTCTTGCAAACCCTAAACTTAGCCGACACTTTTCGAGTGAAACCCCAAAGAAAAAGA ATTATGAGAACTTCTATCCCaaggaaaagaaggaaattCCGAAAGGAGATGAGCAGAAATCGGAGTCGAAAG atGAATCAAAGACAGATGATCAGGGGAGTTTTCAGGAAACTTTCTTGAGGcagtttcaaaatttaattaccCCGCTATTGGTCATTGGGCTATTTctttcctccttctcctttggTTCTCCTGATCAACAACAG ATAAGTTTCCAAGAGTTTAAAAACAAACTTCTGGAACCAGGCTTAGTGGATCATATAGTTGTCTCTAATAAATCAGTTGCAAAAGTGTATGTGCGTAGCTCGCCACGAGGTCAGACAAGTGAGGAAGTTGTCCAAGGACCTGGTACCCCTGCTCGTGCAAATGGGGGCCAGTACAAATACTATTTCAATATTGGAAGTGTTGAATCTTTTGAGGAGAAGTTGGAGGATGCCCAAGAAGCATTGGGAATAGACAGTCATGATTTTGTTCCTGTTACATATGTCTCTGAGATGGTTTGGTACCAAGAATTGATGAGATTTGCACCAACACTACTGCTTTTGGGATCCCTCTTGTTTATGGGGCGGAGAATGCAGGGTGGACTAGGTATTGGTGGTTCTGGCGGACGAAGTGGCCGTGGAATCTTCAATATAGGAAAAGCCCAAGTTACAAAAGTAGATAAAAATACAAAGAACAAG AtctattttaaagatgttgctGGTTGCGATGAAGCAAAGCAGGAAATCATGGAATTTGTGCACTTTCTCAAGAATCCTAAGAAATATGAGGATTTGGGAGCCAAAATTCCAAAAGGAGCTCTATTGGTAGGCCCTCCAGGCACTGGAAAGACCCTTCTAGCAAAAGCAACTGCAGGGGAATCTGGTGTTCCGTTTCTATCTATGGCTGGATCAGACTTCATGGAGATGTTCGTTGGTGTTGGACCGTCAAGAGTCAGAAACTTGTTTCAGGAAGCAAGGCAATGTGCTCCTAGTATAATATTTATTGATGAGATTGATGCAATTGGTCGAGCAAGGGGGCGTGGGGGCTTGTCAGGTTCCAATGATGAGCGCGAGAGTACTCTAAATCAGTTGTTGGTAGAAATGGATGGCTTTGGAACAACTGCTGGAGTAGTTGTTCTTGCTGGCACCAATAGGCCTGATATTTTGGACAAAGCCTTATTAAGGCCTGGTCGATTTGATCGCCAAATCTCTATTGATAAACCCGATATTAAAGGTCGTGACCAAATATTTCAGATATACTTGAAAAAGATCAAACTTGATCATGAACCATCATATTATTCTCAAAGGCTTGCAGCCCTAACTCCAGGGTTTGCTGGGGCAGACATTGCAAATGTTTGCAATGAAGGTGCTCTAATTGCTGCAAGAAATGAGAGTGCACTGGTCACAATGCAGCATTTTGAGGCGGCTATAGACAGAATTATTGGTGGTTTGGAGAAGAAGAACAGG GTTATAAGCAAGCTCGAGCGCCGTACTGTTGCCTACCATGAGGCAGGGCATGCTGTTACCGGCTGGTTCTTAGAACATGCAGAACCGTTGTTGAAAGTGACCATTGTTCCTCGAGGTACTGCAGCACTTGGGTTTGCGCAGTATGTTCCAAATGAAAACCTCCTCATGACCAAGGAGCAGCTTTTTGATATGACCTGCATGACCCTCGGTGGTAGAGCAGCTGAACAG GTTATGTTGGGGAAAATCTCGACGGGGGCCCAAAACGATCTGGAGAAAGTGACAAAGATGACCTACGCCCAAGTTGCAGTCTATGGTTTCAGTGACAAGGTGGGTCTTCTTTCTTTCCCTCAAAGGGAAGATTCATTTGAGATGTCAAAGCCCTACAGCAGCAAGACTGGAGCCCTTATTGATGGTGAAGTGCGCGAATGGGTGGGTAAGGCGTATGCACGCACAGTTGAACTCGTAGAGGAACATAAAGAGCAAATAGCTCAAATTGCAGAACTGTTGCTTGAAAAGGAAGTTCTTCACCAAGATGACCTGCTCAAGGTGTTGGGGGAAAGACCATATAAACCGGCTGAAGCGACCAACTATGACAGATTTAAGGACGGTTTCGAagagaaaaatgatgaaaaaactGTGGAGACACCGCTGGTTGGGTCCGAGGATGACGGCTCATCACCCCTTGAGCCTCAGGTTCTGCCTACTTAG
- the LOC137714933 gene encoding uncharacterized protein — MAKRELSSTLRNLKFMQRATQREVKKEEDVKPAVDFAFPSHQIRKCVVIMEGDPQPEAVRGRMSFQSFNPSIDKLNQVSENPGQPAATSSSIQSEKVSFRDNGSSMDEAECSNTDKSNGEPNGDHKRKQSEVGSGKQHPNKSPKLNQVGQQSSPNTSKGSFRKPRGENLNWNVLRPSKGQNKRG; from the exons ATGGCGAAGCGAGAGCTTTCCAGCACTCTCAGGAACTTAAAG TTTATGCAAAGAGCAACTCAGAGAGaagtgaagaaagaagaagatgtCAAACCTGCTGTGGATTTTGCTTTCCCTTCCCACCAAATACGAAAGtg TGTGGTCATAATGGAAGGTGACCCTCAACCTGAAGCAGTTAGAGGGCGGATGTCgtttcaaagtttcaatccatcGATTGAT AAACTGAATCAAGTATCGGAAAACCCTGGTCAGCCTGCTGCCACGTCTTCTAGCATCCAAAGTGAAAAGGTGTCATTTAG AGACAATGGATCCTCGATGGATGAAGCAGAGTGCTCAAATACTGATAAGTCGAACGGTGAGCCTAATGGAGACCATAAAAGAAAACAGTCCGAAGTAGGATCTGGGAAACAACACCCGAACAAGTCACCCAAACTTAATCAAGTTGGTCAGCAGTCGTCACCAAATACAAGTAAGGGCTCCTTCAGGAAACCAAGGGGTGAAAACCTGAACTGGAATGTTCTTAGACCATCAAAGGGTCAAAACAAAAGAGGCTAA
- the LOC137715310 gene encoding uncharacterized protein, with translation MAYEDFRTSAFEQSYRCYPVSFIEKPHLEKGDKILMPPSALDRLASLQIDYPMLFELNNPTVGRVTHCGVLEFVADEGLIYLPYWMMQNMLLQEGDICQVKNKSLVKGTYVKLQPHTTDFLDISNPKAILETTLRSYSCLTTGDTIMVPYNNKQYYINIVETKPSPAISIIETDCEVDFAPPLDYVEPVKPAPPTLSKKRPQEAEEVQPEKIPKFNPFTGSARRLDGKPMTESVAPVSAPILKQHQQESENGTKDSKSSTCAARKSGKLVFGSNGNQPTKETPKVAPKNGKPEPSKKVEHTPQKAEETKFQAFTGKKYSLKG, from the exons ATG GCTTATGAAGACTTTCGCACTTCAGCGTTTGAGCAAAGTTACCGTTGTTACCCTGTCTCGTTTATTGAGAAG CCACATCTGGAGAAGGGTGATAAAA TTTTAATGCCTCCGTCAGCTCTTGACCGCCTTG CATCTTTGCAGATCGACTACCCTATGTTGTTTGAACTTAACAATCCTACTGTTGGACGAGTTACTCATTGTGGGGTTTTGGAATTTGTTGCTGATGAGGGTCTAATATATTTACCATACTGG ATGATGCAGAACATGCTCCTTCAAGAGGGAGACATTTGtcaagtaaaaaacaaaagccTAGTAAAGGGAACATATGTGAAGTTGCAGCCTCACACTACGGACTTCCTTGATATCTCAAACCCCAAAGCCAT TTTGGAAACTACATTGAGGAGCTACTCGTGTTTAACCACTGGTGATACTATCATGGTTCCTTATAACAATAAGCAGTATTACATTAACATAGTTGAAACAAAACCCTCCCCTGCAATCAGTATAATTGAGACGGACTGTGAGGTTGATTTCGCCCCTCCTCTTGATTATGTGGAACCTGTAAAACCTGCACCACCTACTTTGTCTAAGAAGAGACCACAAGAAG CTGAAGAAGTACAACCTGAAAAGATACCAAAATTCAATCCCTTCACTGGTTCAGCAAGACGATTGGATGGAAAACCGATGACAGAATCAGTTGCACCAGTTTCCGCTCCTATACTGAAGCAGCACCAACAGGAGAGTGAAAATGGAACCAAGGATTCAAAGTCATCGACTTGTGCTGCACGTAAATCTGGAAAGCTTGTGTTTGGTTCAAATGGTAACCAACCCACGAAAGAAACCCCAAAA GTTGCCCCAAAGAACGGCAAGCCAGAGCCATCTAAGAAGGTAGAACATACACCTCAGAAGGCAGAAGAGACGAAGTTCCAAGCATTCACGGGGAAGAAGTATTCACTGAAAGGGTGA